A single bacterium DNA region contains:
- a CDS encoding NAD-binding protein, with protein sequence MEDLLASLGFGYKMTEFIFYLALGGIILTAYFVFEFRLFRIKWRKRFLRRTLNRRLWQGIIAHILVLLSSAAFVTAFEKGFLSPEKLLESPFSTYPRAFLALLVPSLVIQGWEMGAPLTFAGEFVAVIATVYFFINGITRIGTEIFLILHNIFMQRRSSVNVAGHYLICGWNSRLDDIVRQLTEPALGERRKPIVLLANKDYEDSVRRLIDKYDDYWREIEAVYGSMSRVEDLKDACAQFANSILIVPPEWSKQPDQEVLFCALALKKIFDEEKLNTRPNIIAKVNDAVFADRLEVLVDKVICGSKRDFLLAADALINPKIVDIVKNLVTVSEDTCEFYDFDVPEQFVGMRFEDVSYKLYCKTRELGNPVILIGIEREGKLFVNPKIETGISELKSGDRLYCMSYEYPVELVHKVAQEMTEE encoded by the coding sequence TTGGAGGATTTGCTTGCGTCACTCGGCTTTGGCTACAAAATGACAGAGTTTATTTTTTACCTTGCCTTGGGCGGAATTATACTCACTGCGTATTTCGTTTTCGAGTTCAGGCTTTTTAGAATTAAGTGGCGGAAAAGATTTTTAAGAAGAACGCTTAATCGCCGTCTCTGGCAGGGTATTATAGCGCACATTTTAGTGCTTCTTTCGTCTGCTGCCTTTGTCACCGCGTTTGAGAAAGGTTTTCTTTCGCCCGAAAAACTTTTGGAATCGCCATTTTCGACATACCCACGGGCATTTCTCGCGCTTTTAGTCCCCTCGCTTGTCATACAGGGCTGGGAAATGGGAGCACCGCTAACATTCGCTGGCGAATTCGTTGCCGTGATCGCAACGGTGTATTTCTTTATTAACGGAATAACGAGGATCGGCACGGAAATATTTTTAATATTACATAATATTTTTATGCAAAGGAGGTCATCTGTGAATGTTGCTGGTCATTACTTGATATGTGGCTGGAATTCCCGCCTTGACGACATAGTAAGGCAACTTACCGAACCCGCTCTTGGTGAAAGAAGAAAGCCTATAGTGTTGCTTGCTAATAAAGATTATGAGGATAGCGTCAGGAGGCTTATCGACAAATATGATGATTACTGGCGCGAGATAGAGGCTGTTTACGGTTCGATGAGTCGTGTAGAGGACCTTAAAGATGCGTGTGCGCAGTTCGCAAACTCGATTTTAATAGTTCCGCCAGAATGGTCCAAGCAGCCAGACCAGGAAGTGCTCTTTTGCGCCCTTGCGTTGAAGAAGATTTTTGATGAGGAAAAGCTTAATACGAGACCGAACATTATCGCAAAAGTAAATGACGCAGTATTCGCGGACAGGCTCGAAGTGCTGGTGGACAAAGTTATATGCGGTTCAAAAAGAGATTTTCTTCTTGCTGCCGATGCGCTTATTAACCCCAAGATAGTCGATATAGTCAAGAATCTCGTCACGGTAAGCGAAGATACCTGTGAGTTCTACGATTTTGATGTTCCCGAACAATTCGTGGGTATGCGCTTTGAGGATGTTAGCTATAAGCTTTACTGTAAAACCCGCGAGCTGGGCAATCCGGTTATTCTGATAGGCATAGAGCGTGAAGGCAAACTTTTCGTCAATCCAAAAATTGAAACTGGAATAAGCGAACTTAAATCGGGGGATAGGCTTTATTGTATGTCTTACGAATATCCTGTTGAACTTGTCCACAAAGTAGCTCAGGAAATGACGGAGGAATAA